Part of the Candidatus Poribacteria bacterium genome, TCAACGGCACTGAGATCGTCGGTAATCAATTCAACGATTTGATCAAAGTTGGACATAATGTAGGGGCAACCCTTGTGGCTGCCTTTTCCCTTTAGAGATTTGCCAATGTCTGTGTTGCGGCTTCAACGGTGTTATTGATGTCCTCTTCAGAGTGAACTAAAGAGACAAATCCTGCCTCAAATTGGGAGGGTGCGACATAGATACCGCGTTCCAGAAGTCCCCAGAAGTATCGTTGGAAGCGTTCAGTATCCGCTGTGCGTGCGCCATCAGCATCCGTTACAGTTTCTGACGTAAAGTAGAGCATCAGCATTGAACCGACGCGACTGTGCCAAGCGTCAATACTGTGTTTTTGGGTTGCCGCAGCGAGACCCTCCGCAAGGGCAGCCGCACGGTTCTCAAGTTGTTCATAAACCGCCGGTTCAGCGAGTTTTTTCAGCGTTGTTATACCCGCTGTTACAGCTAACGGATTACCGGACAGTGTCCCCGCCTGATAAACATCGCCTTCCGGGGCAACGCACCGCATGATGTCCCGTTTCCCGCCATAAGCACCAACAGGCAATCCGCCACCGATAATCTTCCCTAAACAGGTCATGTCCGGTGTGACGTTATAGTAGGATTGCGCACCCCCATAAGCCACTCGAAAACCGGTGATGACCTCGTCAAAAATAAGCACAATACCGTGTTCTTCAGTGATTTCACGGAGTTGATTGAGATACCCCTCACGCGGTGGGATGATGCCCATATTGCCCATAATCGGTTCGAGAATGAGACAGGCAATTTCGTCAGGGTTGGCTTCTATCGCTTCACGGACGGCATCGGGATTATTGAAGGGGACCGTGAGTGTATTACGTGCGAAATCTTCCGGGACACCGCCGCTATCGGAAAGCCCAAACGTTGCGACACCGGATCCAGCTTTCGCTAATAGATAATCCACGTGACCGTGGTAGCAACTGTCGATTTTGAGGATTTTATCGCGACCGGTATACCCGCGTGCAACACGGATTGCACTCATGGTTGCTTCGGTACCGGAATTGACGAGTCGCACTTGTTCAATCGAAGGCACGGCGTTGACAATGATTTCAGCGAGTTCTGTCTCTCGTGTCGTCGGCGCGCCAAAACTCGTGCCGTTCGCCGCCACCGCACTGATTGCCTCTATGACGCTCGGGTGCGCGTGTCCCAAAACCAAGGGACCCCAAGAGGCAACGTAATCAATATATTCGTTTCCATCAATGTCGTAGATTTTCGAGCCTTCACCACGTTCGATGAAACGGGGGTGTCCGCCGACTTTACTGAAATTTCGGACAGGGCTGTTAACCCCACCCGGAATGAGTTGTTGTGATTTTTGCCATGCGGCTAAGGATTTACTGCTCTCCAAAGCGTTCCTCCAAAATCTTTTAGTAGTTGTCAGTTGTCAGTGTCGATTCACTATGCATAAACCTTAGTTTTGCAACCATTCCACAACGGACTTCGCAAAGTAGGTTAAAATTATGTCCGCACCTGCGCGTTTGATGCTGTTGAGCACCTCCAATGCGACCCGTTCTTCGTCGATCCAACCGTTTTGTGCAGCGGCTTTCACCATGGCGTATTCACCGCTGACGTTGTAAGCCGCGACAGGCACCTGAAATTCTGTTTTGACCCGATGGATAACATCGAGGTAGGAGAGGGCAGGTTTTACCATGAGAATATCCGCGCCTTCTTGTATATCCAATGCGACTTCGCGTAACGCCTCTTCTGCATTAGCTGGATCCATCTGATACGCGCGTCGATCACCAAATTGAGGGGTCGATTCCGCCGCTTCTCGAAACGGTCCGTAGAAGGCAGAGGCGTATTTGGCAGAATATGCCATAATCGGTATGTTTTCGTAACCGTTTTCGTCTAACGCCTCACGAATCGCGCCGACGCGACCATCCATCATATCGGACGGTGCGATAACATCGGCACCGGCACGGGCATGCGACAGGCTCTCCTTGACGAGGAGTTCCAGTGTCGGATCGTTTTGCACTTCACCGGCTTCAACAACACCGCAATGTCCGTGATCGGTGTATTCGCAGAGACAAACATCGGTCATGACAAGCAGATCGGGGACAGCATCTTTGATGGCTCGAACCGCTTGTTGAATGATTCCATCGTCGGCGTATGCCTCAGAACCGAGAGGGTCTTTTGCCTCTGGGATGCCGAACAGAATTGTTCCGGGAATCCCGAGCGATGCGAGTTCTTTCGCGGCGATGACGAGGGTGTCAACCGAGTATTGGTAGCACCCAGGCATGGCGGAAATTTCGGTTGCGGTGTTATGTCCGTGGACGACAAACATTGGGTAGATGAGGTCATTCGCAGAGAGCGCGGTCTCGCGAATCAATCGTCGCAAGTTCTCATTTGCGCGAAGTCGCCTCGGACGATAGACAGGGAAAATGCTCATTCACCCTCCGAACTCGAGGATTGGATTTCGTATCGGATTAATTCAAGAGTCTGGTCTTCGGGTGAGTCCAGTCCCATAGCCTCGTTCTCCTCAGCCACCTCGTGTTGGTGTTCAAATTTAACGATACCGACATTAGGTGCCAACCAGATAGTTGTTAGGGTTACATCTTGCTGATCTTGCGGTCCCGGCTGCTGTGGAACTTCCACAGACATCACTGTCTCTGTTGATGCATCTGTTCGATACTCAATTACCAAGCAGTCTTCAAAAGTGCCGGCTTCCGTCTCCACCGTTTCTGTGCCGGTGACGTTACCTGACTCTACGAGGGTGGTGTAGGTTTTAACAGTCTGCGTTGAGCCGCCAGGTATCTCTATAGGCATGCCTTTGATATCAATTGTCATGGTGAGGACGACGTTTATTTCGATAGCTGTCCACTCTTCACCAAAGGTGGCAGGTGTCGGTAGGAAATAGAAGTAGTCTTGGGAATCTACTTCAATATCGTAATCTAAGTCAAATGTGACGTTTAATTCCGGAGGCATCTGTTCCATCAGTGCTTGACGCATCAACACGATAGCTTCTTCCATCTGCTCCATTGTGGCGGCTTTGAGCGCGTTTTCGATTTCAGTGCCAACAAAAAACGCCACCCAGTCGGCACCGACTTGATAGAAATAGGGGTGAACGTAATGCTCAAAGTCTGCCCAGTTCTCCAAAGCCGGGTCGTAACTGAAGGCGCGATAGGATTCGCCATCAAGCTCTTCTGGCTCTATTGCGTAGC contains:
- the hemL gene encoding glutamate-1-semialdehyde 2,1-aminomutase, with the translated sequence MESSKSLAAWQKSQQLIPGGVNSPVRNFSKVGGHPRFIERGEGSKIYDIDGNEYIDYVASWGPLVLGHAHPSVIEAISAVAANGTSFGAPTTRETELAEIIVNAVPSIEQVRLVNSGTEATMSAIRVARGYTGRDKILKIDSCYHGHVDYLLAKAGSGVATFGLSDSGGVPEDFARNTLTVPFNNPDAVREAIEANPDEIACLILEPIMGNMGIIPPREGYLNQLREITEEHGIVLIFDEVITGFRVAYGGAQSYYNVTPDMTCLGKIIGGGLPVGAYGGKRDIMRCVAPEGDVYQAGTLSGNPLAVTAGITTLKKLAEPAVYEQLENRAAALAEGLAAATQKHSIDAWHSRVGSMLMLYFTSETVTDADGARTADTERFQRYFWGLLERGIYVAPSQFEAGFVSLVHSEEDINNTVEAATQTLANL
- the hemB gene encoding porphobilinogen synthase, whose protein sequence is MSIFPVYRPRRLRANENLRRLIRETALSANDLIYPMFVVHGHNTATEISAMPGCYQYSVDTLVIAAKELASLGIPGTILFGIPEAKDPLGSEAYADDGIIQQAVRAIKDAVPDLLVMTDVCLCEYTDHGHCGVVEAGEVQNDPTLELLVKESLSHARAGADVIAPSDMMDGRVGAIREALDENGYENIPIMAYSAKYASAFYGPFREAAESTPQFGDRRAYQMDPANAEEALREVALDIQEGADILMVKPALSYLDVIHRVKTEFQVPVAAYNVSGEYAMVKAAAQNGWIDEERVALEVLNSIKRAGADIILTYFAKSVVEWLQN